Within the Miscanthus floridulus cultivar M001 chromosome 17, ASM1932011v1, whole genome shotgun sequence genome, the region TACTTTTTCTTTCATTCGAATTGAAGCGTGAATGGAGGAAGCAAAAGGTCTACGAGATGACCAGATCAAATCAATTCAATAGTCATTAGTTAGATTtattaatgaccaggtcttataTCCCAGTGACGCGTACTACTATTACGGAAGAAAATTAGTTCCCAGCCGTAATGAAGATTAGGATTGAATGTAATCCCAGGGGTATTACAAGTTTTTGTTAGCTTATGCACAAATTCCATGTACAAGCTTTTGAAATCTTTGTATACTTTCATATATTTTAATGTGTTATTTGTGTATAATGCTGGAACGGAAAATTATACGTATGGAAATATATTAGTAGCGTAGACTTCGTATACAAAAAGCTAATTGagacaaaaaaaataaattaaaaaaccaTAAAGAAAAAGGGGAAAAAAGTACTTTTAATACTGGTCGgcaacatcaaccgggactaaatatgtCAGACCTAGGGCAAGGTCTGGGCCCCATTTAGTCTCTGttggtattaccaatcgggactaaatatCGTCTTTAGAAGGATCTTTAGTTCCGGATTCGCAGTCCCGGTTGAAAAACCGAGATTGAAGGGGTTTTGCAACCGGCACTGTAACCCTATCTGCACCAGTGAGCTATCCCACGGCCACAAAATTTGTAGGTGAAAACATGTACGTACAATAACTAGCAACCAAACAAACGTAATTAATCTAACAACTTTGTCATCATACATCTGGTAGTGAGTGTTAAGGAAGAGGAGTAGGCAGATCGCAAATGCACCTGGACGGTCGTAGTCGGATTGTACGTACGTGCGTGTAAACTAAAGGCGCAACAAACTGTTGGAGTCAGTACAAAACTGAAGCGGCCTTTCTGACTACTGTCAGCACAAGCAACAAGTCGAAACTGTTGATCATCCACGTCGATCTCTACTGCTGGTCGATCGAGTTTGTTAGCTAGATACAAATATATTATCTGGCATATATGTGTAAAAAAAGCAGGTCACGCCTACGAGTTTACATGTCTAACTTGTCAGATTCCCAACCAACACAGCTCCTATCAGAGCAAAGCAAGCACCAGCACACAAAGACAAGGCCAGAAATTTGTTCAGAGGTGCAACActtttttcttgaatattttatTTTCATTTCATTTTTGTTTGTTTCGTTTCTttccattttttttatttttctggaACACCAGCAGCACATtcttttttctataaaaaaagACCCCGGACGGCCTCTGCTAGCACTGTACACACGCGGCAACAGCACTCACTGTGTCGTTACTGaagagagtgagtgagtgagcaGAAGCAATGGCGGCGGCACTCCCCGGCCAGCTGCCGGTTCCCTCCTCCTTGTGCCTGCTTCTCCTCCTGTGCTGCACCGGCGCCGGCGCAGCAACCAGCAGCTCATCATGGGGGGCGTCCCGGGGAGGAGCCACCAGGGAGTGCGGCTTCGACGGCAAGCTGGAGGCCCTGGAGCCGCGCCACAAGGTGCAGTCCGAGGCTGGCTCCGTCGAGTACTTCAGCCGGTTCACCGAAGCCGACCGAGAGCTCACCTGCGCCGGCGTCTTCGCCGTCCGTGTCGTCGTCGacgccttgggcctccttcttccTCGCTACTCCAACCTCCATTCTCTTGTCTACATCCTCCAAGGTAACATATATGCGTGTAGTGTTATATGTACCTCATCTAGATTCTAGAGATTGTGCTATATATGCAATTACAAGAACAACTGAACAATAGTTTCATTTCATCTTATCCATCATTAATTCACTATATGTGTAGGGAGAGGGATTATTGGGTTCTCGTTTCCGGGATGCCAAGAAGAGACCCAGCAGCAGTATGGATACGGATATGGATatgaacatcatcatcatcagcacccTGACGAGCATCACAAGATCCACCGATTCGAACAGGGAGATGTGGTGGCCATGCCGGCCGGTGCGCAGCACTGGCTGTACAACGACGGCGATGCGCCGCTTGTGGCGATCTACGTCTTCGACACAAACAACAACATCAACCAGCTTGAGCCTTCCATGAGGGTACTAGTACTAGCTCCATCCTTCATTACAATATAAGTCACCAATTTGTTCTTGCAtcttacatatatatatttctacaATTTGCAGAAGTTCTTGCTGGCTGGGGGATTCAGCAAGGGGCAGCCCCACTTCGCCGAGAACATCTTTAAAGGAATCGACGCCCAGTTCCTGAGCGAAGCCCTGGGTGTCAGCATGAATGTCACTAAGAAGCTTCAGAGCCGACATGACCAGCGAGGCGAAATAGTGCGTGTGGAGCTGGAGCATGGCCTTCACCTGCTGAACCCACCGTCGCCGTCGTTTCCATCACATGACCAGCATCTTCAGTACCAGCATCGCCAAACATGTCAACGTTTTGACGGCGATGGCAGTAACAACATCTGCACCATGGAGGTGAGGCACAGCGTCGAACGCCTGGACCAGGCTGACGTCTACAGCCCTGGTGCTGGAAGGATCACACGCCTGACCAGCCACAAGTTCCCAATTCTCAACCTGATTCAGATGAGCGCGGTGCGAGTAGACCTATATCAGGTAAACACAATCGATGACGTACAATGTGAATTACGAATTTGCGATAAATAATGTGCAGATAGATACATGTTTTCTTTCATTGCTAACTGGAATTGTTTGTGTTTGCAGGATGCCATTTTGTCGCCGTACTGGAACTTCAATGCCCACAGCGCCATGTACACCATCAGAGGTTGTGCCAGGGTTCAGGTCGCCAGCGACAACGGGACGACGGTGTTCGACGGCGTGCTTCGTCCGGGGCAGCTGCTCATCATACCACAAGGTTACCTTGTTGCCACCAAGGCACAAGGAGAAGGGTTCCAGTACATCTCCTTCGAGACCAACCCTAACTCCATGGTCAGCCACATTGCCGGGAAGAATTCTGTCTTCAGCGATTTGCCGGTGGCCGTCATCGCCAGCTCCTATGGCGTCTCCATGGAGGAAGCTGCAGAGCTGAAGAACAGTAGAAAACATGAGCTCGCTGTGTTTACTCCTCCTGGTGGCAGCTATGATCAAGTTCATGTTGGCAGCGCCCAACAGTAGGCACCTGAGAGTGATCTGCTTGAATAAGTTCTCGTGCACTGTAATAAACAAAGCTTGTTCATGGTTAAACTGCATGTCTGCATGGATGAATCTTTCAACTACATAGCTCGTCAAATAAAACAACTAAACTGTTTCAAATCAGAACTTGTGTCATGGAAACCGATTCCAACTTATCTACATAGATGTGGCGATTAGTCCCTCTGTCACATGGGAAACCAAATATTCAAGAGTAGATAACAGAGTACAATATATTGATGCACACCATCCGAACCAACTACTACCTACGGTTAAAGCTTGAAATTACCCACTGCTGCATTGATTTATAGTTTGCAGAAACTAAAAAGTAGCAGACCACCACATCTATCTACATGCCCAACTCCAATCTAAAGGTCAATCTTCATCCAGCATTTCCTCATCATCAGCGTTGTTGCCATATCTCCAGACATCTTCAATGTTGCCCCCATCTTCGGTCGCTTCACTGTCATCTTCATACTTTGTTTTACCTGGCCACTGGTTCCTGAAACCACTGAGCACTGATGTCAGAAGGCATCGGTCTCGAAATCTTGCCATTGTAGACTTTGGATGAGTGGACCTTGTGCACAGGGTTCATCTTGCTTCTTTTGGGGTTTGCTGCAATTTCACATAAACCAGCATAGTTATACTGATAGGTCGGTTCAGTCACAACATGCTGACTAGCAGAAGCACCGAGCTTACCATTTTCCTCTTGATCGTGTTCAGGAGCTGAGTTTTTAGATGGTCCATTTGTAACTTTgaatgtatgctttgttgcagGCTTCATAGGGGCAGGCCGCAGGCATATCGACAATCAGCAAAGCTTGTAGTTGTTGCTGGAGTTGAAGGCTTCAGGGCCCTTTGTGGTTTCTCTGCTGATGGTGTATGTTGCACTGCAACAGGTGTTCCAGTCTGCATCAAGACCACCAATGGACACAATCAATTAGCATGGGAAGAGTATGCAAAGGTCAtattaaaaattttaaaatttacaaAAACATGCTATGCAACTTTTAAAGAATGATTATTCGAACTTTTAAAGAATGGTTGTTTAGTTGAGTAAGTTATATTAAATCAATATGACATGAATCTGAGTAGTTAGGGGTGCTGCAATTTATTGCAACCTGAGATTTTTCTTTTACTTGTGCAACTGTAATACACAATCAGTTAAACTTGCAGAAAAGCCACAAAATCTTTCGAAAGACCACAGATATATGCAAACTTTGCATTGACACATGGAAAGAGTAAACAAAATTCATATTAGCAAACATGAATTTACAAAGTAACACCATGGAACTTAAAAGATTATTTAGTCAGTTTTAACTATATTGTCAATTGATATGAGATTAAAATGACAAACTAGATGTACTGCAACTCATTGCAACCAGAGTTTTCCTCTGTGTATAACTGGCTGCTATATGCAGTTAGCCAGTTAATCAGTTACGCTTGCTAAATAGTCCAAAAAATATCTCGAAAGAACCTGGATGTCAGGGACAAAAGCTGTTTCTATAGTCCTATGTTCACCCACAGATAACATAATAACTAGAGTTTGAGATACCCTTCACCTGATATAAAAAAATAGAGTTAAATGCACGAGGCCCTCGAACTTATAAGCGTGTCACATAGGCCCCTGAATtttgaaaatgcatttctggacccctaaacttgttaagtggtgcactGCAGGCCCTTGCCAGCCATGTGGACATTTTTCGCTGATGTGGCATGCTAGCGTGGCATGTATTTTGCCTTTAACCCCCTCACATTTACTTTTCTCATAAAAATAGACCTTTCCTTCTCTCTAATCTTCCATGGCCACCATGTGCATCAGCTCCCGGAGGTGAGCGGTGGCAGGAGAGCAGGCCCAGGCCTCGGCGCACCCGGGAGAGCCAAGTAAATAGCTCAAGGCGGGAAACCATAAAGGAAATAGCTCATGGTGGGAAACCATCAGCAAAGTCCACCAAAAATACAGGGCAATGGGAATACATTTCCTTGGCTGTTTGGCTGCCAAGGAAAATAGGGCCACATCTAATGTGTCATACGGAAAAGGAAATGTCTTAATGCCAAGTAAATAGCTTTTGTTTGGAGACTCGTACCCCACAGGCCAAGGAAATGTTCCAACCAACCTAGGTAGCTTTAAAAAAACGCCAAGGTAATGGCTATTTTCTTAATCCTAGAGCTGACTGGTAGTCAAGTACTCAAGTGTATGAGTCGAGTATGTAGAATCCAAACATGCTGAAACACAGCTATGACTATGAGGCAGCATATCTACTGCAGTTTAGACCTGACTATTTCCACCAGCTATTGACTAGGAATACTTTTCAGATTGGTGCTAAATGAAAGACCAAATAGAAAAGTTCACACATAGCAGCAAACAAAAGAGGACTAAAATATGGCCAATTGGATGTGTTTTGGACCAAAAACTGAATGATGCCGAGCATCGATTTGACTAACCTGCTTATTTTCCTAGATTCACTAAGAAAAATCtcgaagggcaggcctggtgcaagcggtagagtcttaccgcctgtgaccggaaggttccgggttcgagtcgcggtctcctcgcattgcacaggcgagggtaaggcttgccactaacacccttccccagaccccgcacagagcgggagctctctgcactgggtacgccactAAGAAAAATCTCATGTTCCTAAATATTGCATTAACATTTGGAAACACATAAAACAAGCACGTGTGTCATAAACAAGATTGCTGGTGTCAGTTTGCGACTCTAAAACAATACGAGCATAAACAAAAGGAATACTAGGAATCACTCACATAATGAGAGAAATAACAAATCACATAAACCTTAACATATTTTCTGTCCTCATAACTCAGATAGATATGTAAGAACAAGCACTAAAACCTACTGGTGAGTAACAAGTAATTTCCTAAAGACcaacattttttttctttgatCTAATATACAAGCATCTATCAGAAAGTCAAGAACTTTCAGATTGACATGAACTCCTGAAAATTCCATGGGACTGGGAGACAGTGCTAGCTTAAAGCAGAGCAGCATCTTGGAGTCAATAAATAAAACCATAATATAGACAAAATCCACCTAGTAGATAGAATACACACATGTGTACACATAGACACATCATATACCACGCCCACATCAATCGATTATGTTAAATAAAAGGACTGCTAACAAGATCCACAAAATTTGTACAAAACCAACGCAGAACAGAACAGTAGGATGAACGAGGAACAAAAACCAAGCCACCTCTAACACCACCAGACTATTTCAGGTACCTACAGAAGTGGATTTTGGTCCCATACCTTATTACCTTCCCGGAGTCACCTTCGTCCCGCTCCTATTCTCCATCCCATTCCCGGAGCCCCAGCCGCCGTCCTCGATCTACTCCCCGAGAATCGGAAGCCAACCTTGCCGCACGAGAATACCGTTCGTTGATCGAcagaggagggagggagagagcggcggcggcgggcggagaGGAAGCGCTTCCTGACCTGGTTGGTGAGTCGTGGTTTCCTGGGCCGGAGAGCCTGCAAAGTGGGCTTTTCTTGCAGACCAAAAGGGTGGCCGCCATTTGCAAACATGAACCATTTTGCTGCTACTGCTACCTAGTAGCAGTTCATTTTTGGGGGGAGAAACTTTATTATTATTCGTAAGTGACTGTTTATATTTATTACTATTACAATGTGCTTGCctcataaaaaaaaaaaaactccctcCCCCTACGAGGCATCACGCGGGGTATTTGAATCCAGACCTAAAGTAAAGTTTAGGTGTGTCACACCTTGCAGTCACATGATATAAAACAAATTATGTAAGTACTCGGTAATCCAcgaaacgaatttattaagcttaattaatttgatattagcatatgtttactgtagccacacgttatcaaattatggactaattagtcttaaaaaatCCGTCTCACAAATTCgtttcaatctatgcatttagtttcgtaattaatctatatttaacaCTTTATGTATgtgtcaaatattcgatgtgacaagaaCAGTTTAGGAGGGGGCTCAAACTCAAACCTGGCTATAATCTGTTCGCCTCAACTTCCCCTCGACTTACTGCGAGATAGTGAGAAAGATTGCTTTTTATCCTTCAAGTGACGAGACACTTCACCATATATAAATTCAATTCAATCATCAAATGAATACAAACCATAAGTTCTTTCATTCCATTATTTCATTTACATTCATACTTGAACACAAGCATCGGCACAGTGCACGGCCGACTCTAGCGAAGGGTAATAGATTCCAACTTGCTAGTGTGACAACGTAATTTTGTTTTTCAATTGACGGGATTGtg harbors:
- the LOC136517902 gene encoding glutelin type-B 1-like: MAAALPGQLPVPSSLCLLLLLCCTGAGAATSSSSWGASRGGATRECGFDGKLEALEPRHKVQSEAGSVEYFSRFTEADRELTCAGVFAVRVVVDALGLLLPRYSNLHSLVYILQGRGIIGFSFPGCQEETQQQYGYGYGYEHHHHQHPDEHHKIHRFEQGDVVAMPAGAQHWLYNDGDAPLVAIYVFDTNNNINQLEPSMRKFLLAGGFSKGQPHFAENIFKGIDAQFLSEALGVSMNVTKKLQSRHDQRGEIVRVELEHGLHLLNPPSPSFPSHDQHLQYQHRQTCQRFDGDGSNNICTMEVRHSVERLDQADVYSPGAGRITRLTSHKFPILNLIQMSAVRVDLYQDAILSPYWNFNAHSAMYTIRGCARVQVASDNGTTVFDGVLRPGQLLIIPQGYLVATKAQGEGFQYISFETNPNSMVSHIAGKNSVFSDLPVAVIASSYGVSMEEAAELKNSRKHELAVFTPPGGSYDQVHVGSAQQ